The proteins below come from a single candidate division KSB1 bacterium genomic window:
- a CDS encoding tetratricopeptide repeat protein — protein MARKGGKKVYRFFDFTIETREHRLLKDGQEIYLRPKTFDTLLYLIEHHGRLVPKDELMKQVWTDTIVTEAAMAHCVEEARKALGDIPHNPCYIKTIPRLGYKFIAPIQKIWLNQDEVVEEELSFLQVTVREEERESPKEIGDSKAMAFPSISFSPLLVHLPNRLQSYWSKTRKKITVLVLLFLMMIFVGRYLYHRSHPDIQSIAVLPLTSLNADPSQDYFADGMTESLINELAKISAVRVISRTSVMQYKGVYRPLLDIAQQLKVDAVVEGSLFYSDDRVRITAQLIQAKPERHLWADSYERKMSDILELQSEITTAIATGINAKLQPHEKAHLSRIRQVNPDAYHVYLKGRFFWNKRTPEGFKKGIEYFNQAIAIDPSYALAYAGLADCYNLLNDYDILEPREAISRAKAAAEQALAIEPTLAEAHASLGFALARYDWDWKGAEQELLRAIELKPNYAIAHHWYALQLAMMGRFREARTEINKALDLDPLSLILNANIGWIYFFERNYDLAEEQLKRTLEMDPNFMSAQVKLAWVYEQQGRYEQAIDQFNKVLATFGDEPHVLALLANSYALAGLSSNAKKIIEELIAASKQRYISRYWIAMIYACLGEKDNAFYWLNQAIVQKNSGLVWLKVEPKLDQLRTDPRFSEIIHKVGLF, from the coding sequence ATGGCTCGCAAAGGAGGAAAAAAAGTCTATCGGTTTTTCGATTTTACGATTGAAACACGTGAGCATCGTTTGCTAAAGGATGGTCAAGAGATCTATCTTCGGCCCAAGACGTTTGACACCCTGTTATACTTGATCGAGCATCATGGTCGCCTGGTCCCAAAAGATGAATTAATGAAACAGGTGTGGACTGATACCATCGTTACTGAGGCGGCTATGGCTCACTGTGTCGAGGAAGCACGAAAAGCGCTCGGGGATATTCCGCATAATCCCTGCTACATCAAGACGATTCCCCGCTTAGGCTATAAATTCATCGCACCTATTCAGAAAATTTGGCTGAACCAAGACGAGGTCGTTGAGGAAGAATTATCGTTTCTGCAAGTCACTGTTCGGGAGGAAGAACGGGAATCACCAAAGGAGATTGGGGATTCGAAAGCAATGGCATTCCCTTCAATTTCGTTCTCCCCTTTGCTTGTTCATTTACCAAACCGCCTGCAGTCATATTGGTCAAAAACACGAAAAAAAATAACCGTGCTTGTCCTGCTATTTTTAATGATGATTTTTGTTGGAAGATATCTATATCATCGCAGCCATCCTGATATTCAATCGATCGCAGTCCTCCCCCTCACCAGTTTGAATGCTGATCCCTCACAGGATTACTTTGCTGATGGAATGACCGAATCGTTGATCAATGAGCTGGCAAAGATCAGTGCAGTTCGGGTGATTTCACGCACATCGGTGATGCAATACAAGGGCGTCTATCGGCCGCTATTAGACATTGCGCAGCAACTGAAGGTGGATGCCGTTGTGGAAGGTTCGCTATTCTATTCTGATGATCGGGTGCGGATCACCGCACAATTGATTCAAGCAAAACCTGAGCGTCATTTGTGGGCAGATAGTTATGAGCGAAAGATGAGTGACATCCTCGAATTGCAAAGCGAAATCACTACAGCAATTGCCACTGGGATCAACGCAAAACTGCAGCCGCACGAAAAAGCCCATTTAAGTCGAATTCGACAAGTTAATCCTGACGCTTATCACGTTTATCTAAAAGGTCGCTTCTTCTGGAATAAGCGAACACCAGAGGGTTTTAAAAAAGGAATCGAGTATTTCAATCAAGCGATTGCAATTGACCCAAGCTATGCACTGGCTTACGCTGGGTTAGCCGATTGCTATAATCTGCTGAACGATTATGATATATTAGAACCCAGAGAAGCAATTTCCAGAGCCAAAGCGGCTGCTGAGCAGGCCCTGGCCATAGAACCAACCCTTGCCGAAGCTCATGCTTCGCTGGGTTTTGCCCTGGCCCGCTACGATTGGGACTGGAAAGGCGCCGAGCAGGAGTTGTTGCGTGCTATTGAATTGAAACCCAATTATGCGATTGCCCACCATTGGTATGCGCTGCAACTTGCGATGATGGGGCGATTCCGAGAAGCCAGGACGGAAATCAATAAAGCGCTGGATTTGGATCCGCTATCGCTAATTCTCAACGCCAATATTGGCTGGATTTATTTTTTCGAGAGAAATTATGATCTGGCAGAAGAGCAGTTGAAGCGAACACTCGAAATGGATCCAAATTTTATGTCGGCTCAAGTCAAGCTCGCCTGGGTCTACGAACAGCAGGGCCGTTATGAGCAAGCGATTGATCAATTTAACAAGGTGCTTGCTACATTCGGCGATGAACCGCATGTTTTGGCATTACTGGCAAATAGCTATGCGCTTGCTGGACTAAGTAGTAATGCTAAAAAAATTATCGAAGAATTGATTGCGGCCTCAAAGCAGAGATATATCTCTCGCTACTGGATCGCAATGATCTATGCCTGTCTTGGAGAAAAAGATAACGCTTTTTATTGGCTGAATCAAGCGATCGTTCAAAAAAATAGCGGATTGGTCTGGCTGAAGGTCGAGCCCAAACTGGATCAGTTGCGGACAGACCCAAGATTTTCTGAAATTATCCATAAAGTTGGGCTGTTTTAG
- a CDS encoding helix-turn-helix domain-containing protein: MSFCKAEQYVELLKFLVWCEINRTPVKKYPIGVEILKKVKGSNPAIDPSVRIYIHRLRNKIKAYYDDEGKTDKIILTIPKGHYEVRFQQQSFVKRTLLQRLASRRLLVLGIIIALAITNSLTLFFYLSRPKSTPTISNPIPKDDPIWSDFFSNHLPTTIVIGDHFQFWEFDNDQQKPRIIIDYGINNQAEFEQFSQKFPKRSVKKERHGGLPVNSAWNIYDLAHALYSFDQTATIELSSLFAATQFDLKNFIDRNVIYIGGFSSLREIGTILAKLPIQYKYTNNFKGILTVRVPESDSLISFVGKKIDNQYHQDVGLIAKVAGSNNENYLFLCGFAFPSQIETVRLLNRPELLANLYSQIAVDKRAFPKHFIIIVEILCTEFSAISTKVKYFREIPATVQK, from the coding sequence TTGTCCTTCTGCAAAGCTGAACAATACGTCGAGCTATTAAAATTTCTGGTTTGGTGCGAGATCAATCGCACGCCTGTGAAAAAATACCCCATCGGGGTGGAAATTCTCAAGAAGGTCAAAGGGTCCAATCCCGCCATCGATCCGTCGGTGCGTATCTATATCCATCGGCTCAGGAATAAAATCAAGGCCTATTATGACGACGAGGGGAAAACCGATAAAATCATACTGACGATCCCTAAGGGGCATTATGAGGTTCGATTTCAGCAGCAATCCTTTGTCAAGCGAACCTTGCTCCAGCGCTTAGCTTCTAGACGCCTGCTCGTTCTCGGCATCATCATAGCGCTGGCAATCACCAATAGTTTGACTCTCTTTTTTTACCTCAGCCGACCAAAATCCACTCCAACCATCAGCAACCCGATCCCCAAGGATGATCCGATCTGGAGCGATTTTTTCAGCAATCACCTGCCCACCACCATTGTGATCGGCGACCATTTCCAGTTCTGGGAATTTGATAATGACCAGCAAAAGCCTCGAATTATTATCGATTATGGAATTAATAACCAAGCCGAATTCGAACAGTTCAGCCAGAAATTTCCCAAGCGCTCGGTAAAAAAAGAGCGCCATGGCGGACTGCCCGTAAATTCTGCCTGGAACATTTATGACCTCGCTCATGCCCTGTATTCATTTGATCAAACTGCCACCATTGAGCTTTCTTCTCTTTTTGCGGCGACGCAATTTGATTTGAAAAACTTCATCGACCGCAATGTGATCTATATTGGGGGCTTCAGCAGCCTCCGTGAGATTGGGACGATCCTCGCCAAGTTGCCAATCCAGTATAAATACACCAATAATTTCAAAGGGATTCTGACGGTGAGAGTTCCTGAGTCGGACTCGCTCATCAGCTTTGTGGGCAAGAAAATCGATAACCAATACCATCAGGATGTGGGGTTGATCGCTAAGGTTGCGGGTTCAAACAACGAGAATTATCTGTTCCTGTGTGGCTTCGCTTTTCCCTCCCAGATTGAAACCGTGCGCTTGCTCAATCGCCCTGAGCTGTTGGCTAATCTCTATTCTCAAATTGCAGTAGATAAGCGGGCTTTTCCCAAACACTTTATCATCATCGTTGAAATTTTATGTACCGAATTTTCAGCAATCAGCACCAAGGTGAAATATTTTCGAGAGATTCCTGCTACGGTTCAAAAATAA